The Henckelia pumila isolate YLH828 chromosome 2, ASM3356847v2, whole genome shotgun sequence genome includes a window with the following:
- the LOC140878791 gene encoding subtilisin-like protease SBT4.3 produces the protein MYIVYMGNLGKNERSSSTYYHLNMLQEVVDTRLHGQSLIRSYSRSFNGFAAYLTHEEQEKLARKEEVVSIFPSTAFHPQTTRSWDFMGLPEDVHRHPTVESDTIVGVVDTGIWPESESFSDEGFSPPPKKWKGVCKGGQNFTCNNKIIGARYYNSFTPMPTDSARDIEGHGSHTASTAAGNYVKDTSFYGIANGTARGGVPSARIAAYKVCFSEFGCQSADILAAFDDAIADGVDIITVSLGPRVAARLENDAIAIGSFHASQKGILVVQSAGNGGGSADSVSSTVPWIFTVAASISDRGIITKVVLGNGTTITGKAVNAFNLTEPSFPLAYGKEVTSTCVERFAQACANQCLDKNKVKGKIVICSEYKGMLEAFRTGAVGSVVPAATKFPDVSFVVPFPTSGLSTLRFSDLQNYFNSTRNHTLDILKSEAVKNLDAPSVASFSSRGPNIIFPNILKPDVTAPGVEILAAFSPLSSPSNFPDDERSVKYNILSGTSMSCPHVTGAAAYVKSFHPDWSPSAIKSALMTTAWRMNVTKDPKAEFSYGTGHIDPVKATDPGLVYENSPDDYIKFLCNSGYNASMLSKIFGQSVVCPDHRTSNDLNYPAMAFKVTASGSKKSMSFSAEFNRTVTNVGSADSIYKAITSTSLDYKITVNPNILKFKALNEKQSYEVIIRGNINDMTMLSASLEWSDGVHSVRSPILVGQGVVGPWDGVLMVLRPEMTRGRRQRIKGSGLASVHLSRVAGGGGWWRVFGEVMGRWWEEEDRGKLLVNGNGEDGIW, from the exons ATGTACATAGTATACATGGGGAATCTTGGTAAAAACGAACGATCATCTTCGACCTACTACCACCTGAACATGCTTCAAGAAGTTGTGGACACCAG GCTTCATGGTCAATCATTGATCAGAAGTTACAGCAGGAGTTTCAATGGATTTGCTGCCTATCTCACACATGAAGAGCAGGAAAAGTTGGCAA GGAAGGAAGAAGTAGTATCGATTTTTCCgagtacagcttttcatccaCAAACAACGAGATCATGGGATTTCATGGGATTACCTGAAGATGTTCATCGACATCCCACGGTTGAGAGCGATACAATCGTAGGGGTGGTGGACACGGGAATTTGGCCAGAGTCAGAAAGTTTCAGTGACGAAGGCTTCAGCCCTCCTCCCAAGAAATGGAAAGGAGTGTGTAAAGGAGGACAGAACTTCACTTGCAACAA caAAATAATCGGAGCCAGGTACTACAACTCCTTTACACCTATGCCAACTGATTCGGCAAGAGATATAGAAGGCCACGGATCTCATACAGCATCGACAGCAGCGGGAAACTACGTAAAAGATACAAGTTTTTACGGCATTGCTAATGGGACTGCAAGAGGAGGGGTGCCGTCAGCAAGAATCGCTGCATATAAAGTTTGCTTCTCCGAATTTGGATGCCAGTCTGCAGATATATTAGCTGCATTCGATGACGCTATAGCTGATGGTGTTGATATCATAACCGTGTCCCTTGGACCACGTGTGGCAGCTAGATTGGAGAATGACGCGATCGCCATCGGCTCATTTCACGCTTCACAAAAGGGCATTTTAGTTGTACAATCAGCAGGGAACGGAGGAGGGAGCGCAGATTCAGTTTCAAGCACCGTTCCATGGATTTTCACTGTTGCAGCTAGCATTTCTGATAGGGGTATCATCACCAAAGTTGTTCTTGGGAATGGAACTACAATAACC GGAAAGGCTGTCAATGCTTTCAACTTGACGGAACCGAGTTTCCCCTTAGCATATGGGAAGGAAGTCACCAGCACATGTGTCGAACGATTTGCTCA GGCCTGTGCCAATCAATGTCTAGATAAAAATAAGGTGAAAGGGAAGATTGTGATTTGCAGCGAATACAAAGGCATGCTAGAAGCCTTCAGGACTGGAGCAGTCGGTTCGGTCGTACCCGCGGCTACAAAGTTTCCCGACGTTTCCTTTGTTGTTCCCTTTCCAACTTCTGGTTTAAGCACACTACGTTTCAGTGACTTACAAAACTACTTCAATTCCACAAG AAATCATACCCTGGACATATTAAAGAGTGAAGCTGTGAAAAATCTGGATGCCCCTTCGGTTGCTTCCTTTTCTTCAAGAGGCCCCAACATCATTTTTCCGAATATCTTGAAG CCAGATGTAACAGCCCCTGGAGTTGAAATCTTAGCAGCATTTTCTCCTTTAAGCTCACCTTCAAATTTCCCCGACGATGAGCGATCCGTGAAATACAATATATTGTCAGGAACATCAATGTCATGCCCACATGTCACTGGTGCAGCTGCTTATGTAAAATCATTTCACCCCGATTGGTCACCTTCCGCGATCAAATCAGCTCTTATGACAACCG CATGGAGAATGAATGTCACAAAGGATCCAAAGGCCGAATTTTCTTACGGAACAGGCCATATTGATCCTGTCAAAGCCACTGATCCTGGCCTCGTATATGAGAATTCGCCTGATGATTATATCAAATTTCTTTGCAACTCCGGATACAATGCATCGATGCTGAGCAAAATATTTGGACAAAGTGTCGTGTGTCCAGACCACAGAACATCCAACGATCTGAACTACCCAGCAATGGCTTTTAAAGTTACTGCTAGTGGCAGTAAAAAGAGCATGTCATTCTCAGCAGAATTCAATAGAACCGTCACAAACGTAGGATCCGCTGATTCGATATACAAGGCAATTACCAGTACGAGTTTGGATTATAAAATCACTGTGAATCCAAACATCCTTAAATTTAAGGCACTGAATGAAAAACAATCATACGAAGTGATCATTAGAGGGAATATAAACGATATGACAATGTTGTCTGCATCATTGGAGTGGTCTGATGGTGTTCATAGTGTGCGGAGCCCAATTCTTGT GGGTCAAGGGGTCGTCGGACCTTGGGACGGCGTGTTGATGGTGCTGCGACCGGAGATGACAAGGGGGAGGCGACAACGAATTAAAGGCAGTGGCCTTGCCTCTGTCCATCTGAGTCGAGTAGCAGGCGGCGGAGGGTGGTGGCGGGTGTTTGGGGAGGTGATGGGGAGGTGGTGGGAGGAGGAGGATAGAGGCAAGCTGCTGGTGAATGGAAACGGAGAAGACGGTATATGGTGA